The following proteins are encoded in a genomic region of Neomonachus schauinslandi chromosome 7, ASM220157v2, whole genome shotgun sequence:
- the LOC110581192 gene encoding LOW QUALITY PROTEIN: olfactory receptor 2L2-like (The sequence of the model RefSeq protein was modified relative to this genomic sequence to represent the inferred CDS: substituted 1 base at 1 genomic stop codon): protein METGNETLSTDFILLGLFPGMRHTSLLVSVVLLIYTIAITGNTTLILLIWVDPHLHASMYFLLSQLSLIDLAFISSIVPKMLVNFFSGNRKISLIGCGTQIFFTLTLGIAECLLLTLMAYDRYVAICNTLKYPIIVSHQVSQKMAIGSWVGRTLASLAHTAYTMHFPLCSPRELHHFFCEVKAILKLSCEDLSAYXKGVVVTSTVVVLLPISFILTSYTLIFLEVLQINSREGRRKALPTCSSHLTVVIFYYGPPMLIYMRPGSSHTPILNQALFMFDTILTPMLNPLIYSLRNKEVLRSMKKVLRKCAIQNRLPCFND, encoded by the coding sequence ATGGAGACAGGAAATGAGACATTGAGCACAGATTTCATTCTCCTGGGACTTTTTCCTGGAATGAGACATACCAGCCTCCTTGTCTCTGTTGTCCTTCTCATCTACACCATTGCTATCACAGGAAACACCACTTTGATCCTCCTCATCTGGGTGGATCCCCACCTCCACGCCTCCATGTATTTCCTGCTTAGCCAACTCTCTCTCATTGACCTGGCTTTCATCTCTAGCATAGTGCCAAAAATGCTGGTTAACTTTTTCTCAGGAAACAGGAAGATTTCCCTGATTGGCTGTGGGACCCAGATCTTCTTCACTTTGACTCTGGGGATTGCTGAGTGCCTACTCTTGACCCTCATGGcttatgaccgctatgtggccatctgcaATACTCTCAAGTACCCAATCATTGTCAGCCACCAGGTCTCCCAGAAAATGGCCATTGGATCCTGGGTGGGAAGGACACTGGCATCCTTGGCCCACACAGCCTACACCATGCATTTTCCCCTCTGCAGCCCCCGGGAACTTCACCACTTCTTCTGTGAGGTCAAGGCCATCTTGAAGCTATCTTGTGAGGACCTCTCAGCCTATTAGAAGGGAGTAGTAGTGACCAGCACTGTTGTGGTTCTTCTCCCCATAAGCTTCATCTTGACCTCCTACACACTCATCTTCCTGGAGGTCCTGCAAATAAACTCCcgtgagggaaggaggaaggcccTGCCTACCTGCTCATCCCATCTGACTGTGGTCATCTTTTACTATGGCCCACCCATGCTGATATACATGAGGCCTGGATCTTCCCACACCCCCATCCTAAATCAGGCTCTCTTTATGTTTGACACCATCCTCACTCCCATGCTGAACCCTCTCATCTACAGTCTAAGGAACAAGGAGGTTTTGAGATCAATGAAGAAGGTACTGAGGAAGTGTGCCATTCAGAATAGGCTTCCATGTTTCAATGACTAG